A genomic segment from Pseudomonas mendocina encodes:
- a CDS encoding polyamine ABC transporter substrate-binding protein has protein sequence MLKKLLPCLILAGTAHAADSVRIYNWTDYIAPDTLKQFEKSSGLGTHYDVYDSNETLDAKLMAGRSGYDVVFPSNHFMARQIQGGALKKLDRSKLPNWNNLNPVLMKALEVNDPGNEHGFPYLWGSTGIGYNVDKVRAVLGNDVKMDSWDVLFDPAKLAKLNECGVAILDNGPEMLPIALHHLGLPHHSKNPEDYKRAEALLMEMRKNVRYFHSSKYVGDLANGEICMAVGFSGDIMQAGARAAEAGNGVKIQYEIPKEGAPIWFDMVAMPTDAGNEEGAYAFMNYLLQPEVMAGISNHVNYANGNLKADSLVDPALKADPTVYPPDAVMDKLYTLEAMPLKIDRVRTRIWSKVKSGV, from the coding sequence ATGCTGAAGAAACTCCTGCCGTGCCTGATCCTGGCCGGCACCGCCCATGCCGCTGACAGCGTGCGCATCTACAACTGGACCGACTACATCGCCCCGGACACCCTCAAGCAGTTTGAAAAGAGCAGCGGCCTGGGCACCCATTACGACGTCTATGACAGCAACGAGACCCTGGACGCCAAGCTCATGGCCGGGCGCTCCGGCTACGACGTGGTGTTCCCTTCCAACCACTTCATGGCCCGGCAGATTCAGGGTGGTGCGCTGAAGAAGCTCGATCGCAGCAAGCTACCGAACTGGAACAACCTCAACCCAGTGCTTATGAAGGCGCTGGAGGTGAACGACCCGGGCAACGAGCATGGCTTCCCTTATCTCTGGGGCAGTACCGGGATTGGCTACAACGTCGACAAGGTGCGCGCGGTGCTGGGTAACGACGTGAAGATGGACAGCTGGGACGTACTGTTCGACCCAGCCAAGCTGGCCAAGCTCAATGAGTGTGGCGTCGCGATCCTCGACAATGGCCCGGAAATGCTGCCGATTGCCCTGCATCATCTGGGGCTGCCGCACCACAGCAAGAACCCCGAGGACTACAAGCGCGCCGAAGCGCTGCTGATGGAGATGCGCAAGAACGTGCGCTACTTCCACTCCTCCAAATACGTTGGCGATCTGGCCAATGGCGAGATCTGCATGGCGGTCGGCTTCTCCGGCGACATCATGCAGGCTGGCGCGCGTGCTGCCGAGGCCGGCAATGGTGTGAAGATTCAGTACGAGATCCCGAAAGAGGGCGCGCCGATCTGGTTCGACATGGTGGCCATGCCGACCGATGCCGGCAACGAGGAGGGGGCCTACGCCTTCATGAACTACCTGCTGCAGCCAGAGGTGATGGCGGGTATCAGTAACCATGTGAACTACGCCAACGGCAACCTGAAGGCCGACAGCCTGGTCGATCCTGCGCTCAAGGCAGATCCGACCGTCTATCCGCCTGACGCGGTGATGGACAAGCTGTACACGCTGGAGG
- a CDS encoding cupin domain-containing protein: MNITHFRDTPNVVLDTSNPVAVPLGEPVAVASTTSVERSDGVETGVWECTPGRWRRQIVQQEFCHFVAGCCTFTPDGGEPIEIRAGDALMMPANTVGIWDIQETVRKTYVLIF; encoded by the coding sequence ATGAACATTACCCATTTTCGTGACACCCCCAACGTCGTCCTGGATACGTCCAATCCTGTCGCCGTTCCGCTGGGCGAGCCGGTGGCGGTCGCCTCGACCACCAGTGTCGAGCGCAGTGACGGCGTCGAGACCGGTGTCTGGGAGTGCACCCCAGGACGTTGGCGCCGGCAGATCGTGCAGCAGGAGTTCTGTCACTTCGTGGCTGGGTGCTGCACCTTCACGCCTGACGGTGGCGAGCCTATCGAGATCCGCGCGGGCGACGCGCTGATGATGCCGGCCAATACGGTCGGCATCTGGGACATACAAGAAACGGTGCGCAAGACCTATGTGCTGATCTTCTGA
- a CDS encoding NAD(P)/FAD-dependent oxidoreductase, translating to MNWRNISLWMDQLDDPLQARPGLQHDIQADVTIIGAGYTGLWTAYYLKRQAPQLRVVIVEAETAGFGASGRNGGWLMGNLLGEDRLLAGLPATFRKASFELLHAIPDEVAEVVAREGIDCDLRKGGVLYCAARYPEQELRLRDYLKELRALGLSEDDYRWLPPSELATQLRLANAYGALYSPHCATIQPAKLVRGLARCVEDMGVELYERSPVIDWQPGQVRTAQARVTADWVVPAIEGYAATLSPLGNHQLPVQSLIVATEPLPGDVWAGIGLERGQAFSEFSRQVTYGQRSLDDRLIFGARGGYRFGGRLRSDFNLTEEELGLRRYLMGEIFPQLRNVRFSHSWGGNLGMARRFQPHMLRDSRNRIALSGGYGGEGVGASNLGGRTLADLILGRDSELLRQPWVLSDSPISRLPRWEPEPCRWLGYNAIIRSFVHEDEVLANPRSPAWRRRLAQAVAARMESLMG from the coding sequence ATGAACTGGCGCAACATCAGCTTGTGGATGGATCAGCTCGATGATCCACTGCAGGCGCGGCCTGGCCTGCAGCACGATATTCAGGCGGACGTGACCATCATCGGCGCCGGCTATACCGGCTTGTGGACGGCCTATTACCTCAAGCGCCAGGCGCCGCAGCTGCGGGTGGTGATCGTGGAGGCCGAGACCGCCGGCTTCGGTGCTTCCGGTCGCAATGGTGGCTGGCTGATGGGCAACCTGCTAGGCGAAGACCGGTTGCTGGCCGGCTTGCCGGCGACCTTCCGCAAGGCCTCGTTCGAACTGCTGCACGCCATTCCCGATGAAGTGGCTGAGGTCGTCGCCCGTGAGGGGATCGACTGCGACCTGCGCAAGGGTGGGGTGTTGTATTGCGCAGCGCGTTATCCGGAGCAGGAGTTGCGGCTACGGGACTATCTCAAGGAACTGCGTGCACTGGGCCTGAGCGAGGACGACTACCGCTGGCTGCCGCCGAGCGAACTGGCTACGCAGCTGCGCCTGGCCAATGCCTACGGTGCGCTGTACAGCCCGCATTGCGCGACCATTCAGCCCGCCAAACTGGTCCGGGGCCTGGCGCGTTGCGTCGAAGACATGGGCGTCGAGCTCTACGAGCGCAGCCCGGTGATCGACTGGCAGCCAGGCCAGGTACGCACGGCACAGGCTCGTGTCACGGCTGACTGGGTGGTGCCGGCCATCGAGGGTTACGCGGCCACCTTGTCGCCGCTGGGTAATCATCAGTTGCCGGTGCAGAGTCTGATCGTGGCCACCGAGCCACTACCGGGGGACGTCTGGGCCGGTATCGGCCTGGAGCGCGGGCAGGCGTTCAGCGAATTCAGCCGCCAAGTGACCTATGGCCAGCGCAGCCTCGATGATCGTCTGATCTTCGGCGCACGCGGCGGTTATCGCTTTGGTGGACGTCTGCGCAGCGATTTCAACCTCACCGAAGAAGAACTGGGCCTGCGCCGCTATTTGATGGGGGAAATCTTCCCGCAACTACGCAACGTGCGCTTCAGCCACTCCTGGGGCGGCAATCTGGGCATGGCGCGGCGCTTCCAGCCGCACATGCTGCGTGACTCACGCAACCGCATCGCGTTGTCTGGCGGCTACGGCGGCGAGGGTGTAGGTGCCAGCAACCTGGGCGGACGCACCCTGGCTGACCTGATTCTGGGGCGCGACAGCGAACTGCTACGCCAGCCCTGGGTGCTGAGTGACAGCCCGATTTCCCGTTTGCCTCGCTGGGAGCCCGAGCCCTGCCGCTGGCTCGGTTACAACGCGATCATCCGCAGTTTCGTTCACGAGGACGAAGTCCTCGCCAACCCGCGCAGCCCAGCCTGGCGGCGGCGTCTGGCGCAGGCGGTGGCTGCGCGTATGGAAAGCCTGATGGGCTGA
- a CDS encoding AraC family transcriptional regulator: MPDDLFADDAAQTERTRETILRYHLSWKHRDLEAVLALYHPDIEYNDFYQQRCMRLAELREYVEANLPRRPGELLEHVDRIRIDGHTAFIQYRTSLQGGEGLVSFRTGEAITVRDGLIWRINEYATLVHEIRGAGATATSRPAISRLGLSTRQLGQLAQDLQDYFQRSQPFLDPELDLQQVATATGYSRNQISHLLNQVLGESFYRYVNRARLQYLLDALQAGSDLKRIDELAFASGFNSLSAFYSCFKRHTGLSPKSYLKEISSRARTQDSA, translated from the coding sequence ATGCCTGACGACCTTTTTGCCGACGATGCCGCGCAGACCGAGCGCACCCGCGAAACCATCTTGCGCTACCACCTGAGCTGGAAGCATCGCGACCTCGAAGCGGTGCTGGCGCTGTATCACCCCGATATCGAATACAACGATTTCTATCAGCAACGTTGCATGCGCCTGGCTGAGTTGCGCGAGTACGTCGAAGCCAACCTGCCGCGCCGCCCAGGCGAGTTGCTGGAGCACGTCGATCGTATTCGCATCGATGGCCATACCGCCTTCATCCAGTACCGCACCAGCCTGCAGGGCGGGGAAGGGCTGGTGTCGTTTCGCACCGGCGAGGCCATCACCGTGCGTGACGGGCTGATCTGGCGTATCAACGAGTACGCCACCCTGGTGCACGAGATTCGTGGCGCTGGCGCAACCGCTACTTCACGCCCGGCGATCAGTCGCCTGGGGTTGTCGACGCGTCAGCTCGGGCAACTGGCGCAGGATCTTCAGGATTATTTCCAGCGCAGCCAGCCTTTTCTCGACCCGGAGCTAGACCTGCAGCAAGTCGCGACCGCCACTGGCTACAGCCGCAACCAGATTTCCCACCTGCTCAACCAGGTGCTTGGCGAAAGCTTCTATCGCTACGTCAACCGCGCGCGGTTGCAGTACCTGCTCGACGCCCTGCAGGCCGGCAGTGACCTGAAACGCATCGACGAGCTGGCCTTTGCCTCGGGTTTCAATTCCTTGTCGGCGTTCTATAGCTGCTTCAAGCGCCACACCGGGTTGTCGCCGAAATCCTATCTCAAGGAAATTTCCTCGCGGGCACGCACGCAAGACAGCGCCTGA
- a CDS encoding DUF2970 domain-containing protein — MTDQDKDPQAPLTLREMLQSVLAAALGVQSGKNRSRDFSRGKPTHFILLGVLFTALFVVVLLGAVKLILHLATG; from the coding sequence ATGACTGATCAGGACAAAGACCCCCAGGCCCCTCTGACGCTGCGCGAGATGCTACAGAGCGTGCTGGCAGCGGCGCTGGGGGTGCAAAGCGGCAAGAACCGCAGTCGCGACTTCAGCCGCGGCAAGCCCACTCACTTCATTCTGCTCGGGGTACTGTTCACTGCCCTGTTCGTGGTCGTGCTGCTGGGCGCGGTGAAACTGATCCTGCACCTGGCGACCGGCTGA